In Pseudomonas putida, a genomic segment contains:
- the cysT gene encoding sulfate ABC transporter permease subunit CysT — translation MSRRISPVIPGFGLTLGYTLVYLSLIVLIPLAAMFVHAAQLTWEQFWNIVSAPRVLAALKLSFGTALFAAIINGVIGTLLAWVLVRYTFPGRKIIDAMIDLPFALPTAVAGIALTALYAPAGWVGQFATDLGFKIAYTPLGITLALTFVTLPFVVRTVQPVLADIPREVEEAAACLGAKPLQVFRHVLAPALLPAWLTGFALAFARGVGEYGSVIFIAGNMPMKTEILPLLIMVKLDQYDYTGATAIGVLMLVVSFILLLLINLLQRRIETP, via the coding sequence ATGTCACGTCGCATTTCCCCCGTCATACCCGGCTTCGGGCTGACGCTGGGCTACACCTTGGTGTACCTCAGCCTGATCGTGCTGATACCGCTGGCCGCCATGTTCGTGCATGCCGCCCAGCTGACCTGGGAGCAGTTCTGGAACATCGTCAGTGCGCCGCGGGTGCTCGCCGCGCTCAAGCTGAGTTTCGGCACTGCTCTGTTCGCCGCCATCATCAACGGCGTGATCGGCACCCTGCTGGCCTGGGTGCTGGTGCGCTACACCTTCCCCGGACGCAAGATCATCGATGCGATGATCGACCTGCCGTTCGCCCTGCCCACCGCCGTGGCCGGCATCGCCTTGACCGCCCTGTATGCCCCGGCAGGCTGGGTGGGGCAGTTCGCCACCGACCTGGGCTTCAAGATCGCCTATACGCCGTTGGGCATCACCCTGGCGCTGACCTTCGTCACCTTGCCGTTCGTGGTGCGGACCGTGCAGCCGGTGCTGGCGGACATCCCGCGTGAAGTCGAGGAGGCTGCCGCCTGCCTGGGCGCCAAGCCGTTGCAGGTGTTCCGCCACGTGCTGGCGCCGGCATTGCTGCCGGCCTGGTTGACCGGCTTCGCCCTGGCCTTCGCCCGCGGCGTCGGCGAGTACGGCTCGGTGATCTTCATCGCCGGCAACATGCCGATGAAGACCGAGATCCTGCCGCTGCTGATCATGGTCAAGCTCGACCAGTACGACTACACCGGCGCAACCGCCATCGGCGTGCTGATGCTGGTGGTTTCCTTCATCCTGCTGCTGCTGATCAACCTGCTGCAGCGCCGCATCGAAACCCCTTGA
- a CDS encoding sulfate ABC transporter substrate-binding protein, whose translation MSIRRYALAALASAVFAGSAIAKDYELLNVSYDPTRELYQQYNAEFIKHWQQSHPDDKVKIQQSHGGSGKQGRAVIDGLRADVVTLALAGDIDEIAKLGKTLPENWQTRLPDASTPYTSTIVFLVRKGNPKGIKDWGDLIKKDVSVITPNPKTSGGARWNFLAAWAYGLKTGGSEDKAKEYVKELFKHVPVLDTGARGSTITFVNNGQGDVLLAWENEAFLALKEDGGADKFDIVVPSLSILAEPPVAVVDKNAEKKGNTEIATEYLKHLYSPAGQKIAAENFYRPRDAKVAAEFGKQFPKLDLVTIDKDFGGWKTAQPKFFNDGGVFDQIYQAQ comes from the coding sequence ATGTCCATCCGCCGTTATGCGCTTGCCGCCTTGGCCAGCGCCGTTTTTGCCGGTTCCGCCATCGCCAAGGACTACGAACTGCTGAACGTGTCCTACGACCCGACTCGCGAGCTGTACCAGCAGTACAACGCTGAATTCATCAAGCACTGGCAGCAGTCCCACCCGGACGACAAGGTGAAGATCCAACAATCCCACGGTGGTTCGGGCAAGCAAGGCCGTGCCGTGATCGACGGCCTGCGTGCCGACGTGGTGACCCTGGCCCTGGCCGGCGACATCGACGAGATCGCCAAGCTCGGCAAGACCCTGCCGGAGAACTGGCAGACCCGACTGCCGGACGCCAGCACCCCCTACACCTCGACCATCGTGTTCCTGGTGCGCAAGGGCAACCCGAAAGGCATCAAGGACTGGGGCGACCTGATCAAGAAGGATGTCTCGGTCATCACCCCGAACCCGAAAACCTCTGGCGGCGCCCGCTGGAACTTCCTCGCCGCCTGGGCCTATGGCCTGAAGACCGGTGGCAGCGAAGACAAGGCCAAGGAATACGTGAAGGAGCTGTTCAAGCACGTACCGGTGCTCGATACCGGCGCCCGTGGCTCGACCATCACCTTCGTCAACAACGGCCAGGGCGACGTGCTGCTGGCCTGGGAAAACGAAGCCTTCCTGGCACTGAAGGAAGACGGCGGCGCCGACAAGTTCGACATCGTCGTGCCTTCGCTGTCGATCCTCGCCGAGCCGCCGGTGGCGGTGGTCGACAAGAACGCCGAGAAGAAGGGCAATACCGAGATCGCCACCGAGTACCTCAAGCATCTGTACAGCCCGGCTGGCCAAAAGATCGCCGCCGAGAATTTCTATCGACCACGGGACGCGAAAGTCGCTGCCGAATTTGGCAAGCAATTCCCGAAATTGGACCTGGTGACCATCGACAAGGACTTCGGTGGCTGGAAGACTGCACAGCCTAAGTTCTTCAACGATGGCGGTGTGTTCGACCAGATCTACCAGGCACAGTAA
- the oscA gene encoding sulfur starvation response protein OscA yields MSASLRSIDGQDEATILREIQSALRDLRFGAVEITVHNAQVVQIERKEKFRLQQPGNKSG; encoded by the coding sequence ATGAGTGCATCTCTGCGTAGCATCGACGGTCAGGACGAAGCCACCATTCTGCGTGAAATCCAGAGCGCGCTGCGCGATCTGCGCTTCGGTGCGGTGGAGATCACTGTGCACAACGCTCAGGTCGTGCAGATCGAGCGCAAGGAGAAATTCCGCCTGCAACAGCCCGGCAACAAGTCCGGCTGA
- a CDS encoding efflux RND transporter permease subunit, protein MKGSFNLSEWALKHQSFVWYLMFVGLLMGIFSYFNLGREEDPSFTIKTMVIQTRWPGATQDETLYQVTDRIEKKLEELDSLDYTKSYTRPGESTVYVYLRDTTKAADIPQIWYQVRKKINDIRGEFPEGIQGPGFNDEFGDVFGSIYAFTADGLTFRQLRDYVEQARAEVRGVPNIGKIELVGTQDEVLYLNFSTRKLAALGIDQRQVMQALQAQNAVTPAGVIEAGPERISVRTTGQFASEKDLQNVNLKINDRFFRLADIADIERGYVDPPSPMFRYNGQPAIGLAIGMKAGGNIQVFGAALKEKMNSVVEELPVGVGVHTVSDQAVVVKQAVGGFTSALFEAVVIVLAVSFVSLGMRAGLVVACSIPLVLAMVFVFMEYSGITMQRISLGALIIALGLLVDDAMITVEVMVTRLEMGESKEQAATFAYTSTAFPMLTGTLVTVAGFVPIGLNASSAGEYTYTLFAVIAVALLVSWVVAVFFAPVLGVHILSSSKIKPHDAEPGRLGRAFEHGLLWCMRNRWLTIIGTVLLFVLAIFCERFVQNQFFPSSDRPEILVDLNLPQNASIEETRKVVDRLEAKIKDDPDLVHWSTYIGQGAIRFYLPLDQQLQNPYYAQLVIVSKGFEERQGLMDRLQKLLREEFVGIGTNVQSLEMGPPVGRPIQYRVSGKDIDQVRKHAIELATLLDQNEHIGEMIYDWNEPGKVLRVEIAQDKARQLGLSSEDVANVMNSIVSGVPITQVNDNIYLVDVVARAEDSERGSPDTLQNLQILTPNGTSIPLLSFATVRYELEQPLVWRRDRKPTITIKSSVTGDIQPTDLVAQLKPDIDKFISELPPGYEVATGGTVEESAKAQGPIRKVIPLMLFLMATFLMIQLHSVQKLFLVVSVAPLGLIGVVLALVPTGTPMGFVAILGILALAGIIIRNSVILVTQIDEFEAQGFEPWDAVVEATNHRRRPILLTAAAASLGMIPIAREVFWGPMAYAMIGGIIVATLLTLLFLPALYVAWYKIREPQKQSEARRNPL, encoded by the coding sequence ATGAAAGGAAGCTTCAACCTCTCCGAATGGGCGCTCAAGCACCAGTCCTTCGTCTGGTACCTGATGTTCGTTGGCCTGCTGATGGGGATTTTCTCGTACTTCAACCTGGGCCGTGAGGAAGACCCTTCCTTCACCATCAAGACCATGGTCATCCAGACCCGCTGGCCGGGCGCGACCCAGGACGAAACCCTGTACCAGGTCACCGACCGCATCGAGAAGAAGCTCGAGGAGCTGGACTCGCTGGACTACACCAAGAGCTACACCCGGCCTGGCGAGTCCACGGTCTACGTTTACCTGCGCGACACCACCAAGGCCGCCGACATCCCGCAGATCTGGTACCAGGTGCGCAAGAAGATCAACGACATCCGCGGCGAGTTCCCCGAGGGTATCCAGGGCCCTGGCTTCAACGATGAGTTCGGCGACGTGTTCGGCTCGATCTACGCCTTCACCGCCGACGGCCTCACCTTCCGCCAATTGCGCGACTACGTCGAGCAGGCGCGGGCAGAGGTGCGCGGTGTGCCGAACATCGGCAAGATCGAGCTGGTCGGCACCCAGGACGAAGTGCTCTACCTGAACTTCTCGACCCGCAAGCTGGCGGCGTTGGGCATCGACCAACGCCAGGTGATGCAGGCCTTGCAGGCACAGAACGCGGTGACCCCGGCGGGGGTGATCGAGGCCGGGCCCGAGCGCATCTCGGTGCGTACCACCGGCCAGTTCGCTTCGGAAAAGGACCTGCAGAACGTCAACCTGAAGATCAATGACCGCTTCTTCCGCCTGGCCGACATCGCCGACATCGAACGCGGCTACGTCGACCCACCTTCGCCGATGTTCCGCTATAACGGCCAGCCCGCCATCGGTCTTGCCATCGGCATGAAGGCGGGCGGCAACATCCAGGTGTTCGGCGCTGCGCTGAAAGAAAAGATGAACAGCGTGGTGGAGGAGCTGCCGGTGGGCGTGGGCGTGCACACCGTGTCCGACCAGGCAGTGGTGGTCAAGCAGGCCGTGGGCGGCTTCACCAGCGCGTTGTTCGAGGCGGTGGTGATCGTGCTGGCGGTGAGTTTCGTCAGCCTCGGCATGCGTGCCGGGCTGGTGGTGGCCTGCTCGATCCCGCTGGTGCTGGCCATGGTCTTCGTGTTCATGGAGTACAGCGGCATCACCATGCAGCGGATCTCGCTGGGCGCGCTGATCATCGCCCTGGGCCTGCTGGTGGACGATGCGATGATCACCGTCGAGGTGATGGTCACGCGCCTGGAGATGGGCGAGAGCAAGGAGCAGGCGGCGACCTTCGCCTACACCTCCACGGCGTTCCCCATGCTCACCGGAACCCTGGTGACCGTGGCCGGGTTCGTGCCCATCGGGCTCAACGCGAGTTCGGCCGGTGAGTACACCTACACGCTGTTCGCGGTGATCGCCGTGGCGTTGCTGGTGTCGTGGGTGGTGGCAGTGTTCTTCGCCCCGGTGCTTGGCGTGCACATCCTCAGCAGCAGCAAGATCAAGCCCCACGACGCCGAGCCGGGTCGCCTGGGTCGGGCGTTCGAGCATGGCCTGCTGTGGTGCATGCGCAACCGCTGGCTGACCATCATCGGCACCGTGCTGTTGTTCGTGCTGGCGATTTTCTGCGAGCGCTTCGTGCAGAACCAGTTCTTCCCGTCATCGGACCGGCCGGAGATCCTGGTCGACCTCAACCTGCCGCAGAACGCCTCCATCGAGGAGACCCGCAAGGTGGTCGATCGCCTCGAGGCGAAGATCAAGGACGATCCGGACCTGGTGCACTGGAGCACCTACATCGGCCAGGGCGCGATTCGCTTCTACCTGCCGCTGGACCAGCAGTTGCAGAACCCGTACTACGCCCAGTTGGTCATCGTCAGCAAGGGCTTCGAGGAACGCCAGGGCCTGATGGACCGCCTGCAGAAGCTGCTGCGCGAAGAGTTCGTCGGCATCGGCACCAACGTCCAGTCGCTGGAGATGGGCCCGCCGGTGGGCCGGCCGATCCAGTACCGGGTCAGCGGCAAGGACATCGACCAGGTGCGCAAGCACGCCATCGAGCTTGCGACCTTGCTCGACCAGAACGAGCACATCGGCGAGATGATCTACGACTGGAACGAGCCCGGTAAGGTGCTGCGAGTCGAAATCGCCCAGGATAAGGCCCGCCAGCTGGGGCTTTCGTCCGAGGACGTGGCGAACGTGATGAACAGCATCGTCAGCGGCGTGCCGATCACCCAGGTCAACGACAACATCTACCTGGTCGATGTGGTCGCCCGCGCCGAAGACAGCGAGCGTGGCTCGCCCGATACCTTGCAGAACCTGCAGATCCTCACGCCCAACGGCACGTCCATCCCGCTGCTGTCGTTCGCCACCGTGCGTTACGAACTGGAGCAGCCGCTGGTATGGCGGCGTGACCGCAAGCCGACCATCACCATCAAGTCGTCGGTGACCGGCGACATCCAGCCAACCGACCTGGTGGCCCAGCTCAAGCCCGACATCGACAAGTTCATCAGCGAGTTGCCGCCTGGCTACGAAGTGGCCACCGGCGGTACGGTGGAGGAGAGCGCCAAGGCCCAGGGGCCGATCCGCAAGGTCATCCCGTTGATGCTGTTCCTCATGGCGACGTTCCTGATGATCCAGCTGCACAGCGTGCAGAAGCTGTTCCTGGTGGTCAGCGTGGCGCCGCTGGGGTTGATCGGCGTGGTGCTGGCGCTGGTGCCCACGGGCACGCCGATGGGCTTCGTGGCGATCCTCGGGATCCTGGCCTTGGCGGGCATCATCATTCGTAACTCGGTGATCCTGGTGACCCAGATCGATGAGTTCGAGGCCCAGGGTTTCGAGCCCTGGGACGCCGTGGTGGAAGCCACCAACCACCGGCGCCGGCCGATTCTGCTGACCGCCGCCGCAGCCAGCCTGGGCATGATCCCGATTGCCCGGGAAGTGTTCTGGGGGCCGATGGCCTACGCCATGATCGGCGGGATCATCGTCGCCACGCTGCTGACGCTGTTGTTCCTGCCGGCGTTGTATGTGGCCTGGTACAAGATCCGCGAGCCGCAAAAACAGAGTGAAGCCCGGCGCAATCCCCTGTAG
- a CDS encoding efflux RND transporter periplasmic adaptor subunit → MKRLLLMLAASLLAACGSEEQAPEPIRPVLSVKVEPQALAQLGRFAGTIQARFESTLGFRVSGRIARRWLDVGAQVKPGDTLATLDPTDQQNQLRAAEGDLARVQAQWINAQADARRQQQLYDRGVGAQAQLDIAQTNLKTTAAALEQARSALSQAHDQLDYTTLRSDHAAVITDWKAEAGQTVSAGEAVVTLARPDVKEAVIDLPIGLAEQLSEGLTFTVASQLEPSINTTASLRELEPQADATTRTRRARLTLASTPAAFHLGTAISVTLTSEVTPRSELPLSALLERDGKHQVWVIDPGSKTVATRDVTLIDRTDETFVLSAGVQPGERVVTAGVNSLKPGQKVVFEEDAQ, encoded by the coding sequence ATGAAGCGCCTGCTGCTGATGCTTGCAGCGAGCCTGTTGGCCGCCTGCGGCAGTGAAGAACAAGCCCCCGAGCCGATTCGCCCGGTGCTGTCGGTCAAGGTCGAGCCCCAGGCGCTGGCGCAGCTGGGGCGTTTCGCCGGGACCATCCAGGCGCGCTTCGAAAGCACCCTGGGCTTCCGTGTGTCCGGGCGCATCGCCCGGCGCTGGTTGGACGTCGGTGCCCAGGTCAAGCCGGGCGATACCCTGGCCACGCTCGATCCGACCGACCAGCAGAACCAGCTGCGCGCCGCCGAAGGCGACCTGGCGCGGGTCCAGGCGCAATGGATCAATGCCCAGGCCGATGCCCGCCGCCAGCAGCAACTGTACGACCGAGGCGTGGGCGCCCAGGCCCAGCTGGACATCGCCCAGACCAACCTGAAGACCACCGCTGCGGCATTGGAGCAGGCCCGTTCGGCGCTCAGCCAGGCCCATGACCAGCTCGACTACACCACCCTGCGCAGCGATCACGCCGCCGTCATCACCGACTGGAAGGCCGAGGCCGGGCAGACCGTCAGCGCTGGCGAGGCAGTGGTCACCCTGGCCCGCCCGGATGTGAAAGAGGCGGTGATCGACTTGCCGATCGGCCTCGCCGAGCAATTGAGCGAGGGCCTCACCTTCACCGTCGCCTCGCAACTTGAGCCGAGCATCAACACCACCGCCAGCCTGCGTGAACTGGAGCCACAGGCCGACGCCACCACCCGCACCCGACGTGCCCGCCTGACCCTGGCCAGCACCCCGGCGGCCTTCCACCTCGGGACCGCGATCAGCGTCACGCTCACTTCAGAGGTCACGCCGCGCAGCGAACTGCCGCTCAGTGCCCTGCTCGAGCGCGATGGCAAGCATCAGGTGTGGGTGATCGACCCCGGCAGCAAGACCGTGGCCACCCGCGACGTCACCCTGATCGATCGTACCGACGAGACCTTCGTCCTCAGCGCTGGCGTGCAGCCCGGAGAGCGGGTCGTGACGGCCGGTGTCAACAGCCTCAAGCCTGGCCAGAAGGTCGTCTTCGAAGAGGATGCGCAATGA
- a CDS encoding efflux RND transporter periplasmic adaptor subunit, whose protein sequence is MTLIRPLSVVCLGLLYLLGGCSKEEAPEVLPRVGVLQVQPTDFAARVTLTGDVQARVQTDLSFRVGGKIISRSVDVGDHVKANQVLARLDPKDLQNNVDSAKAEVFAAQARVTQTSAAFVRQQKLLPKGYTSQSEYDSAEAALRSNQSALKAAQAQLANAREQLSYTELVSEADGVITERQAEVGQVVQATMPIFGLARDGDRDAVFNVYESLLVAPPSEAGVIVSLLDDPKVQAHGYVREVTPTVSAQSGTVEVKVALKDVPPQMQLGAPVTATTNAQGRPSIELPWSALTKALHEPAVWVVGAGDKVELRKVEVTRYLTGKIVVASGLKGGETVVVNGGQLLHPGMQVEKVDGNAPGGEL, encoded by the coding sequence ATGACGTTGATTCGTCCGCTGTCGGTCGTTTGCCTGGGGCTGTTGTACCTGCTCGGCGGCTGTAGCAAGGAGGAAGCCCCCGAGGTACTGCCTCGAGTCGGCGTGCTGCAGGTCCAGCCTACCGATTTCGCCGCCAGGGTGACCCTGACCGGTGACGTGCAGGCGCGGGTGCAGACCGACCTGTCGTTTCGCGTCGGCGGCAAGATCATCTCGCGTAGCGTCGATGTCGGGGACCACGTCAAGGCCAACCAGGTGCTGGCGCGGCTCGATCCCAAGGACCTGCAGAACAACGTGGACTCGGCCAAGGCCGAGGTGTTCGCCGCCCAGGCGCGTGTCACCCAGACCAGCGCCGCCTTCGTTCGCCAGCAAAAACTGCTGCCCAAGGGCTACACCAGCCAGAGCGAGTACGATTCGGCCGAAGCGGCGCTGCGCAGCAACCAGAGCGCGCTCAAGGCCGCCCAGGCGCAACTGGCCAACGCCCGCGAGCAACTGAGCTATACCGAGCTGGTGTCCGAAGCCGATGGCGTGATTACCGAGCGCCAGGCCGAGGTCGGCCAGGTAGTGCAGGCGACCATGCCGATCTTCGGCCTGGCCCGCGACGGCGACCGCGATGCGGTGTTCAACGTCTACGAGTCGTTGCTGGTCGCGCCGCCGAGCGAGGCCGGAGTGATCGTCAGCCTGCTCGACGACCCCAAGGTCCAGGCCCATGGTTACGTGCGCGAAGTCACCCCGACCGTGTCGGCGCAGAGCGGTACGGTCGAGGTCAAGGTCGCGCTCAAGGATGTGCCGCCGCAGATGCAGCTGGGTGCGCCGGTGACCGCCACCACCAACGCCCAGGGCCGGCCAAGCATCGAGCTGCCATGGTCGGCGCTGACCAAGGCCCTGCACGAGCCGGCGGTGTGGGTGGTGGGCGCGGGCGACAAGGTCGAACTGCGCAAGGTCGAGGTCACTCGCTACCTCACTGGCAAGATCGTCGTCGCCAGCGGTCTGAAGGGCGGCGAGACCGTAGTGGTCAACGGTGGCCAACTGCTGCACCCGGGCATGCAGGTGGAGAAGGTCGATGGCAACGCCCCGGGGGGTGAGCTATGA
- a CDS encoding REP-associated tyrosine transposase, with protein sequence MPRYHAHLLRRGRYSEPGRPYLLTTVTQNRQPLFHDFHLARLVIHQLQLSVQEGTCQSLAWVLMPDHLHWLVELKDASLATLMRKFKSRSSLALHRAGVAHERIWQPGYQDRALRREESIRHIARYIVANPLRAGLVRSVREYPHWDAVWL encoded by the coding sequence ATGCCTCGCTACCATGCTCATCTGCTTCGCCGTGGTCGCTACTCGGAGCCCGGCAGGCCATATCTGCTGACCACCGTGACCCAAAACCGCCAACCGCTGTTCCATGATTTTCACCTGGCACGCTTGGTCATTCATCAACTGCAGTTATCGGTGCAAGAAGGGACCTGTCAGTCACTCGCCTGGGTACTGATGCCCGACCATCTACATTGGCTCGTCGAGCTCAAGGACGCCTCGCTGGCCACGCTGATGCGCAAGTTCAAGTCGCGCTCCAGCCTTGCTCTGCATCGGGCCGGGGTAGCGCATGAGCGTATCTGGCAACCCGGCTACCAGGACCGCGCTCTAAGGCGCGAGGAGAGTATCCGGCACATAGCCAGGTACATAGTCGCCAATCCCCTGAGGGCGGGGTTGGTGAGGAGTGTCAGGGAGTATCCGCATTGGGATGCGGTATGGCTGTAG
- a CDS encoding ABC transporter permease subunit, translating to MKRFGFSKLMLVLGLLFIYLPMLILVIYSFNASKLVTVWGGWSVKWYVGLLDNTQLMGSVMRSLEIACYTAVAAVALGTLAAFVLTRVTRFKGRTLFGGLVTAPLVMPEVITGLSLLLLFVAMAQMIGWPQERGIVTIWIAHTTFCAAYVAVVVSARLRELDLSIEEAAMDLGAKPWKVFFLITIPMIAPSLAAGGMMSFALSLDDLVLASFVSGPGSTTLPMEVFSAVRLGVKPEINAVASLILLSVSLVTFLVWYFSRQAEERRRKAIQQAIEEGAAANASQPQVKRPVQAAASA from the coding sequence ATGAAGCGCTTCGGTTTCTCCAAGCTGATGCTGGTGCTCGGCTTGCTGTTCATCTACCTGCCGATGCTGATCCTGGTGATCTACTCGTTCAACGCCTCGAAGCTGGTGACGGTGTGGGGTGGCTGGTCGGTGAAGTGGTACGTCGGCCTGCTCGACAACACCCAGCTGATGGGTTCGGTGATGCGTTCGCTGGAAATCGCCTGCTACACCGCGGTGGCCGCGGTGGCCCTGGGTACCCTGGCGGCCTTCGTGCTGACCCGGGTCACTCGCTTCAAGGGCCGCACGCTGTTCGGTGGCCTGGTCACCGCGCCGTTGGTGATGCCCGAGGTGATCACCGGTCTTTCGCTGCTGCTGTTGTTCGTGGCCATGGCGCAGATGATCGGCTGGCCCCAGGAGCGTGGCATCGTCACCATCTGGATCGCCCACACCACGTTCTGCGCGGCCTACGTGGCGGTCGTGGTGTCGGCGCGCCTGCGTGAGCTGGACCTGTCGATCGAGGAAGCGGCCATGGACCTGGGTGCCAAACCGTGGAAGGTGTTCTTCCTGATCACCATCCCGATGATCGCGCCGTCGCTGGCTGCTGGTGGCATGATGTCGTTCGCCCTGTCGCTGGATGACTTGGTATTGGCGAGCTTCGTGTCCGGCCCGGGTTCGACCACGCTGCCGATGGAGGTGTTCTCGGCTGTGCGCCTGGGCGTGAAGCCCGAGATCAACGCCGTGGCCAGCCTGATCCTGCTATCGGTGTCGTTGGTGACCTTCCTGGTCTGGTACTTCAGCCGCCAGGCCGAAGAGCGCCGTCGCAAGGCCATCCAGCAGGCCATCGAGGAAGGCGCCGCCGCCAACGCCTCGCAGCCGCAGGTCAAGCGCCCGGTCCAGGCAGCAGCTTCGGCCTGA
- a CDS encoding ABC transporter permease subunit: MKLRKLKRAFQRITPQGRHVVIGVPFIWLFLFFMLPFFIVLKISFAEADVAIPPYTEIYSYVEDKVQLVLNLANYGLLTEDELYISAYLGSLKMAFFSTLLCLLIGYPMAYAIANAKKETQTVLLLLIMMPTWTAILIRVYAWMGILSNNGLLNGFLLWTGLIDQPLQILNTNLAVYIGVVYSYLPFMILPLFANLVKHDPSLLEAASDLGSSTFNSFWKITVPLSKNGIIAGCMLVFIPVVGEFVIPELLGGPETLMIGKVLWQEFFNNRDWPVASALAVVMLAILIVPILLFNRSQAKEMEGRA, translated from the coding sequence ATGAAACTGCGCAAGCTCAAGCGAGCCTTCCAGCGCATCACCCCGCAGGGGCGGCACGTGGTGATCGGCGTGCCGTTCATCTGGCTGTTCCTGTTCTTCATGCTGCCGTTCTTCATCGTGTTGAAGATCAGCTTCGCCGAAGCCGACGTGGCGATCCCGCCGTATACCGAGATCTACAGTTACGTCGAGGACAAGGTCCAGCTGGTGTTGAACCTGGCCAACTACGGGCTGCTGACCGAGGACGAACTTTACATCTCGGCCTACCTGGGTTCGTTGAAGATGGCGTTCTTCAGCACCCTGTTGTGCCTGCTGATCGGTTACCCGATGGCCTATGCCATCGCCAATGCCAAGAAGGAGACCCAGACGGTCCTGCTGTTGCTGATCATGATGCCGACCTGGACCGCGATCCTGATCCGCGTCTATGCCTGGATGGGCATCCTCAGCAATAACGGGCTGCTCAATGGCTTCCTGCTGTGGACGGGGCTGATCGACCAGCCGCTGCAGATCCTCAATACCAACCTCGCGGTGTATATCGGCGTGGTCTATTCGTACCTGCCGTTCATGATCCTGCCGCTGTTCGCCAACCTGGTGAAGCATGACCCGAGCCTCCTCGAGGCAGCATCGGACCTGGGTTCGAGCACGTTCAACAGCTTCTGGAAGATCACCGTGCCGCTGTCCAAGAACGGCATCATCGCCGGCTGCATGCTGGTGTTCATCCCGGTGGTGGGCGAGTTCGTGATTCCTGAGCTGCTGGGCGGTCCGGAAACCCTGATGATCGGTAAGGTGCTGTGGCAGGAATTCTTCAACAACCGTGACTGGCCGGTGGCCTCGGCCCTGGCGGTGGTGATGCTGGCGATCCTGATCGTGCCGATCCTGCTGTTCAACCGTAGCCAGGCCAAAGAGATGGAGGGCAGGGCATGA
- the potA gene encoding polyamine ABC transporter ATP-binding protein, with protein sequence MAVASGAYKKALEGGQQPKQVLVKIDRVTKKFDETVAVDDVSLEIRKGEIFALLGGSGSGKSTLLRMLAGFERPTEGRIFLDGVDITDMPPYERPINMMFQSYALFPHMTVAQNIAFGLQQDRMPKAEIDARVAEMLKLVHMTQYAKRKPHQLSGGQRQRVALARSLAKRPKLLLLDEPMGALDKKLRSQMQLELVEIIERVGVTCVMVTHDQEEAMTMAQRIAIMHLGWIAQIGSPVDIYETPTSRLVCEFIGNVNLFEAEVIDDAEGYAVIASPELERKIYVGHGVSTSVEDKHITYALRPEKMLVTTQQPEFEHNWSRGKVHDIAYLGGHSVFYVELPSGKIVQSFVANAERQGTRPTWGDEVYVWWEDDSGVVLRS encoded by the coding sequence ATGGCAGTTGCCTCCGGTGCCTATAAGAAAGCCCTCGAGGGTGGCCAGCAACCCAAGCAGGTGCTGGTCAAGATCGACCGGGTCACGAAAAAGTTCGACGAAACGGTCGCCGTGGACGATGTGTCCCTGGAGATCCGCAAAGGCGAGATCTTCGCCCTGCTGGGCGGCTCCGGTTCCGGCAAGTCGACCCTGCTGCGCATGCTGGCGGGCTTCGAGCGTCCGACCGAGGGGCGGATCTTCCTCGATGGCGTAGACATCACCGACATGCCGCCCTACGAGCGGCCAATCAACATGATGTTCCAGTCCTACGCGCTGTTCCCGCACATGACCGTGGCGCAGAACATCGCCTTCGGCCTGCAGCAGGACAGGATGCCCAAGGCCGAGATCGACGCGCGTGTCGCCGAGATGCTCAAGCTGGTGCACATGACCCAGTACGCCAAGCGCAAGCCGCACCAGCTGTCCGGTGGCCAGCGCCAGCGGGTGGCGCTGGCGCGTTCGCTGGCCAAGCGGCCGAAGCTGCTGCTGCTCGATGAGCCGATGGGCGCGCTGGACAAGAAACTGCGTTCGCAGATGCAGCTCGAGCTGGTGGAGATCATCGAGCGCGTCGGCGTGACCTGCGTGATGGTGACCCACGACCAGGAAGAGGCTATGACCATGGCCCAGCGCATCGCCATCATGCACCTGGGCTGGATCGCCCAGATCGGCTCGCCGGTGGACATCTACGAGACCCCGACCAGTCGCCTGGTGTGCGAGTTCATCGGCAACGTCAACCTGTTTGAGGCCGAAGTCATCGACGACGCCGAGGGGTATGCGGTCATCGCCTCGCCGGAACTGGAGCGCAAGATCTACGTCGGCCACGGCGTCTCGACCTCGGTCGAGGACAAGCACATCACCTACGCACTGCGCCCGGAGAAGATGCTGGTCACGACCCAGCAGCCAGAGTTCGAGCACAACTGGTCGCGCGGCAAGGTCCACGACATCGCCTATCTGGGCGGCCACTCGGTGTTCTACGTCGAGCTGCCGAGCGGCAAGATCGTCCAGTCGTTCGTCGCCAACGCCGAGCGCCAGGGCACGCGTCCGACCTGGGGCGATGAAGTGTACGTGTGGTGGGAAGACGACAGCGGCGTGGTACTGCGGTCATGA